The nucleotide sequence GACGCCGATGCGGGAGGTGTTCACCACGATGTCGGCGAGGTCGTCCAGCCCCTGCCGGGCGAGGTCCCGTTCGAGCCGGGTGGTCGCGTTGGACACCAGGGCGACGGTGGTGACGGCTCGGGCTCGGACGAGGAGACGTACGACGTCGTGATCGACGCGCGGCAGCACGTTGGACCAGTCGCTGACCGCCGCGTGCGCGCGGGCGCTCGACCCGCAGATCGCGGCGAGTTCCGCGGCGACGTCGGAACGCCACTGCTCGTCGGTGATCTCTCCACTGATCGCGGGGCGCGCACGGGCCGGGGTGAGGGCCGCTTCCGCGAGCGCGCCCGGGGGAAGTCCGTGGGCGTGCTCGATGGCGTCGGGGGCGGGCCA is from Yinghuangia sp. ASG 101 and encodes:
- a CDS encoding HAD-IA family hydrolase, which gives rise to MTARPYDAVLCDIDGVLRHWPAPDAIEHAHGLPPGALAEAALTPARARPAISGEITDEQWRSDVAAELAAICGSSARAHAAVSDWSNVLPRVDHDVVRLLVRARAVTTVALVSNATTRLERDLARQGLDDLADIVVNTSRIGVVKPDPRVYLLAAERAGAPLHRCLFVDDTVANVTAAREVGMVALHYQRIEDLRDALTPLLGAAPDAPSA